The DNA sequence TGAATTCGAACATGGCAAAACCCCGGCCACTATACTGGTTGTAGGTTGTAGGAACGTAGTATGGCTCTTTGTAGCGGGTATACGTATAACTACCACCGATACCAACGAGTAGCCGCTCGGTAGCCTGGTAAGCAACAACTGGCGCAGCACCCAGGCTAAAGGGATTACCAAACCGGAAACCATTAATACCGCCACCGAAGCGCAGCCGCTGACCGAACGGTAATGGGCGGCCTTCCGGCGTTTGGGTGCGCAGGGGGTCCTGGCCCTGGCTACGGCGATCATCGGGGTCTTCGGTTAGCTGGCCGAAGGCGACGGTGCTGCTGAGCAGAGCCGCGATTACGACTATTTTGTGTATGTAATTCATAAGAGATACGAAAGTGCTATTCAGCACGATTAGTAACGAAATCTGCCCGTTCAATAGTACGCAGGCGGACACAGCCCTGTTGCATTCTGGTAGAATGACTCTTCCCGGGGGTAAACCGTTCGGTCAGAACGTAAATTCTTTCACTTCAGGATCGTTGAGCAGCCGTTTGATGCACTTCTCATGGTTCTTCTCCGACCCCTGCACGCGCCACTGCCCAATGATGTCAGTCCCGATACGTTGCTGGCGGTTCCGAACGGGCGACAGCCCACATTCGGCAAAGAATTTCTCGTAATGATAGAGCGTCTTGTTCCGAAATGTAGCGACAATTTTATAATCCCGGCTCTGGTTAGCCTTGCTGATTCGTTTTGATAACCCCGACAGTAGCAGCAGCGATGCGGCAATGAAGCTGAAGCCAACTACGGCAATATCGTACTGGCCGCTGCCCAGACACATCCCCAGGGCCGAAACCGCCCAGACAGTCGCGGCCGTTGTCAACCCCTTTACGCGGTTCTCTTCCCGAAAAATGATACCGGCGCCCAAAAAACCAATGCCGTTTACAATGTTAGCCGCCACCCTGTCTTCGGCCCCGCCAAGCCGCCCGGATACAAGCGTGAACAACGCCGAACCCACGCAGATCATGATCATAGTTCGAAAACCGGCCGCTTTGCCGTGGTATTCCCGCTCCGCGCCGATAAGCCCGCCCATGAGCAGCGCAGCTGTCAGCCGGATTATGTCTTCCTCGGCGAACATCATGGTTTGCCCTCGTCTATATCCTGCATACTCCTGTTCGCTAAAAGAACCTAACCGGCCATAAAACCGTTAAAACTTAGATAGAGTTTACCCTACTGACTCCGCATGATATCACCTACGGAAACCGAACGCCGAAACGCCGAAACGCAGCGTTCCGTTGACCATCTCGACCCCAAGCAGTTTATTATTATCAAAGGGGCGAAAGTACATAATCTGAAAGGAATTGACGTTGCCA is a window from the Spirosoma rigui genome containing:
- a CDS encoding MgtC/SapB family protein, encoding MMFAEEDIIRLTAALLMGGLIGAEREYHGKAAGFRTMIMICVGSALFTLVSGRLGGAEDRVAANIVNGIGFLGAGIIFREENRVKGLTTAATVWAVSALGMCLGSGQYDIAVVGFSFIAASLLLLSGLSKRISKANQSRDYKIVATFRNKTLYHYEKFFAECGLSPVRNRQQRIGTDIIGQWRVQGSEKNHEKCIKRLLNDPEVKEFTF